A region of Diospyros lotus cultivar Yz01 chromosome 3, ASM1463336v1, whole genome shotgun sequence DNA encodes the following proteins:
- the LOC127797189 gene encoding NF-X1-type zinc finger protein NFXL2 isoform X1 yields MTSTAPRPSLPPPSSDSDSDADSDSTPTAAGAESLRHNDLSDSIFRSYIELSGVASPDLSKIRSFLTSSRSGALSCLICLERIRSSDPTWSCSSRCFAVFHLLCIQSWARQACDLAAARAATRLPISASQAAANSLWNCPKCRVDYSRSLIPKHYLCFCGKLQDPPSDPWILPHSCGEICDRPLKHNCGHHCLLLCHPGPCPSCPKLVKSRCFCGAVEDVRRCGFKNFSCNGVCSKLLDCGTHRCGETCHDGECPPCRARGIYRCQCGKVEEEKQCCDRSFQCDAPCERMLGCGKHLCSKGCHSGDCGQCPLQGKRTCPCGKRIYQGMACDVASPLCGATCDKMLSCGFHSCPERCHRGPCIETCRTVVTKSCRCGSLKKEVPCYQDLVCERKCQRVRDCGRHGCKRRCCDGDCLPCSEVCDRRLRCKNHKCPAPCHRGPCAPCPVMVIISCACGETHFEVPCGTEKEQKPPKCPKPCSITPLCRHAPICKPHKCHYGACPPCRLICEEEFPCGHNCKLRCHGPKPPPNPEFTLKPKKKKSNYQTECTPGSPCPPCPELVWRACVGEHIGAERMMICSDKAEFSCNNLCGNLLQCGNHYCTKTCHALKSQFSSLGQRRRAESCEECDLPCQKGRQLSCPHPCPRPCHPGECPPCKVLIKRSCHCGSMVHVFECLYYNSMSKEEQMTARSCGGPCHRKLPYCTHLCPERCHPGQCPAPEKCSKKVTVRCGCQTLKKEWLCQDVQAAYCSAGTDLKDISKNQYGMGFLPCNSDCRSKVKVAEPELQHRKSKIVEEPDAGNHVSKRRKRRERAKETKQISRLQRITAAMWRLFLVVTLVLVLTAAMYYGYKGLLWLSDWMNEVERQRIRYQRI; encoded by the exons ATGACCTCAACCGCCCCCCGCCCGTCTCTCCCTCCTCCCTCGTCGGACTCCGACTCCGATGCCGACTCTGATTCCACTCCTACTGCCGCCGGAGCCGAAAGCCTCCGCCACAACGACCTCTCTGACTCAATCTTCCGATCCTATATCGAGCTCTCCGGCGTAGCCTCGCCGGACCTTTCCAAGATCCGGTCCTTTCTCACCTCGTCCCGCTCCGGCGCCCTCTCCTGCCTCATCTGCCTCGAGCGCATCCGGAGCTCCGACCCGACCTGGTCCTGCTCCTCCCGCTGCTTCGCCGTCTTCCACCTCCTCTGCATCCAGAGTTGGGCTCGCCAGGCCTGCGACCTCGCGGCCGCCCGCGCCGCCACTCGTCTCCCGATCTCCGCCTCCCAAGCAGCCGCCAACTCGCTCTGGAACTGCCCCAAATGCCGCGTCGACTACTCCAGATCCCTGATCCCCAAACACTACCTCTGCTTCTGCGGCAAACTCCAGGATCCCCCTAGTGACCCCTGGATTTTGCCCCATTCCTGCGGCGAGATCTGTGATCGGCCATTGAAGCACAATTGCGGTCACCATTGTTTGCTTCTCTGCCATCCCGGCCCGTGCCCTTCCTGCCCCAAGCTGGTAAAATCCCGCTGCTTTTGCGGCGCCGTCGAGGACGTCCGCCGATGCGGATTCAAGAACTTCTCCTGCAACGGCGTGTGTTCGAAATTGCTTGATTGCGGGACTCACCGGTGCGGCGAGACTTGCCATGACGGCGAATGCCCTCCCTGCCGGGCTCGAGGGATTTATAGGTGCCAATGTGGGAAAGTGGAGGAGGAGAAACAATGTTGCGATCGCAGTTTTCAATGCGATGCTCCGTGCGAGAGAATGCTGGGATGTGGGAAGCATTTGTGCAGCAAAGGGTGTCATTCCGGGGATTGCGGCCAGTGCCCGCTGCAGGGCAAGCGTACTTGTCCGTGTGGCAAGAGAATCTATCAAGGGATGGCTTGTGATGTCGCCTCGCCCCTTTGCGGAGCGACTTGCGATAAGATGTTGAGTTGTGGTTTTCACAGTTGCCCGGAGCGCTGCCACCGCGGACCCTGCATTGAGACTTGCAGAACTGTTGTCACCAAGTCTTGCCGATGTGGGAGCTTGAAGAAAGAG GTTCCTTGTTATCAAGATTTGGTATGTGAGAGGAAGTGCCAGAGGGTACGAGATTGTGGGCGCCATGGCTGTAAGCGCCGCTGTTGTGATGGGGACTGTCTGCCATGTTCAGAG GTTTGTGACAGGAGGCTTAGGTGTAAGAATCACAAATGTCCCGCTCCATGTCACAG AGGTCCTTGTGCTCCTTGCCCAGTGATGGTGATAATTTCATGTGCATGTGGAGAGACACACTTTGAG GTTCCTTGTGGCACTGAAAAAGAGCAAAAACCCCCCAAATGTCCCAAACCATGCAGTATCACTCCTTTATGCAGGCACGCACCAATTTGCAAG CCACACAAATGCCATTATGGAGCTTGCCCCCCATGTCGGCTAATTTGTGAAGAAGAATTCCCTTGTGGCCACAACTGCAAATTAAG gTGCCATGGTCCAAAGCCTCCTCCAAATCCGGAATTCACATTAAagccaaagaaaaagaagtctAATTATCAGACTGAATGTACACCTGGCTCACCATGTCCTCCTTGTCCAGAACTAGTATGGAGGGCTTGTGTTGGTGAACACATAGGAGCAGAGAGAATG ATGATTTGCTCAGACAAAGCAGAATTTTCCTGCAACAATCTGTGTGGAAATCTTCTTCAATGTGGCAACCATTATTGCACTAAAACTTGCCATGCCCTTAAGAGTCAGTTTTCATCATTGGGTCAGCGCAGGAGAGCTGAATCCTGTGAAGAGTGTGATCTTCCTTGTCAAAAG GGGAGACAGCTTTCATGTCCACATCCTTGCCCCCGGCCATGTCATCCTGGGGAATGTCCCCCTTGCAAGGTGCTGATAAAACGGTCATGTCACTGCGGTTCCATGGTCCATGTTTTTGAGTGCCTATACTACAACAGTATGTCTAAAGAGGAGCAAATGACTGCCCGTTCATGTGGAGGACCTTGCCATAG AAAGTTACCCTACTGCACGCATCTATGCCCAGAGAGATGCCATCCTGGTCAATGCCCAGCACCTGAGAAGTGCTCTAAAAAG GTTACTGTTCGTTGTGGATGCCAAACCTTGAAAAAGGAGTGGCTATGTCAAGATGTTCAAGCAGCTTATTGTAGTGCTGGTACTGATCTGAAAgatatatccaaaaatcaatATGGAATGGGATTCCTTCCTTGCAATTCAGATTGCAGAAGTAAAGTAAAGGTTGCTGAACCAGAGCTGCAACACCGTAAATCAAAAATCGTTGAG GAACCAGATGCTGGAAATCATGTTTCAAAACGGAGAAAAAGACGTGAAAGGGCCAAGGAAACCAAGCAAATTTCAAGACTTCAG AGAATTACCGCTGCTATGTGGAGGCTGTTTCTGGTCGTTACCCTTGTGTTAGTGCTTACTGCAGCAATGTATTACGGTTACAAGGGTTTGTTGTGGCTCTCTGATTGGATGAATGAAGTAGAAAGGCAAAGAATACGATACCAGCGAATCTGA
- the LOC127797189 gene encoding NF-X1-type zinc finger protein NFXL2 isoform X2, translated as MTSTAPRPSLPPPSSDSDSDADSDSTPTAAGAESLRHNDLSDSIFRSYIELSGVASPDLSKIRSFLTSSRSGALSCLICLERIRSSDPTWSCSSRCFAVFHLLCIQSWARQACDLAAARAATRLPISASQAAANSLWNCPKCRVDYSRSLIPKHYLCFCGKLQDPPSDPWILPHSCGEICDRPLKHNCGHHCLLLCHPGPCPSCPKLVKSRCFCGAVEDVRRCGFKNFSCNGVCSKLLDCGTHRCGETCHDGECPPCRARGIYRCQCGKVEEEKQCCDRSFQCDAPCERMLGCGKHLCSKGCHSGDCGQCPLQGKRTCPCGKRIYQGMACDVASPLCGATCDKMLSCGFHSCPERCHRGPCIETCRTVVTKSCRCGSLKKEVPCYQDLVCERKCQRVRDCGRHGCKRRCCDGDCLPCSEVCDRRLRCKNHKCPAPCHRGPCAPCPVMVIISCACGETHFEVPCGTEKEQKPPKCPKPCSITPLCRHAPICKMICSDKAEFSCNNLCGNLLQCGNHYCTKTCHALKSQFSSLGQRRRAESCEECDLPCQKGRQLSCPHPCPRPCHPGECPPCKVLIKRSCHCGSMVHVFECLYYNSMSKEEQMTARSCGGPCHRKLPYCTHLCPERCHPGQCPAPEKCSKKVTVRCGCQTLKKEWLCQDVQAAYCSAGTDLKDISKNQYGMGFLPCNSDCRSKVKVAEPELQHRKSKIVEEPDAGNHVSKRRKRRERAKETKQISRLQRITAAMWRLFLVVTLVLVLTAAMYYGYKGLLWLSDWMNEVERQRIRYQRI; from the exons ATGACCTCAACCGCCCCCCGCCCGTCTCTCCCTCCTCCCTCGTCGGACTCCGACTCCGATGCCGACTCTGATTCCACTCCTACTGCCGCCGGAGCCGAAAGCCTCCGCCACAACGACCTCTCTGACTCAATCTTCCGATCCTATATCGAGCTCTCCGGCGTAGCCTCGCCGGACCTTTCCAAGATCCGGTCCTTTCTCACCTCGTCCCGCTCCGGCGCCCTCTCCTGCCTCATCTGCCTCGAGCGCATCCGGAGCTCCGACCCGACCTGGTCCTGCTCCTCCCGCTGCTTCGCCGTCTTCCACCTCCTCTGCATCCAGAGTTGGGCTCGCCAGGCCTGCGACCTCGCGGCCGCCCGCGCCGCCACTCGTCTCCCGATCTCCGCCTCCCAAGCAGCCGCCAACTCGCTCTGGAACTGCCCCAAATGCCGCGTCGACTACTCCAGATCCCTGATCCCCAAACACTACCTCTGCTTCTGCGGCAAACTCCAGGATCCCCCTAGTGACCCCTGGATTTTGCCCCATTCCTGCGGCGAGATCTGTGATCGGCCATTGAAGCACAATTGCGGTCACCATTGTTTGCTTCTCTGCCATCCCGGCCCGTGCCCTTCCTGCCCCAAGCTGGTAAAATCCCGCTGCTTTTGCGGCGCCGTCGAGGACGTCCGCCGATGCGGATTCAAGAACTTCTCCTGCAACGGCGTGTGTTCGAAATTGCTTGATTGCGGGACTCACCGGTGCGGCGAGACTTGCCATGACGGCGAATGCCCTCCCTGCCGGGCTCGAGGGATTTATAGGTGCCAATGTGGGAAAGTGGAGGAGGAGAAACAATGTTGCGATCGCAGTTTTCAATGCGATGCTCCGTGCGAGAGAATGCTGGGATGTGGGAAGCATTTGTGCAGCAAAGGGTGTCATTCCGGGGATTGCGGCCAGTGCCCGCTGCAGGGCAAGCGTACTTGTCCGTGTGGCAAGAGAATCTATCAAGGGATGGCTTGTGATGTCGCCTCGCCCCTTTGCGGAGCGACTTGCGATAAGATGTTGAGTTGTGGTTTTCACAGTTGCCCGGAGCGCTGCCACCGCGGACCCTGCATTGAGACTTGCAGAACTGTTGTCACCAAGTCTTGCCGATGTGGGAGCTTGAAGAAAGAG GTTCCTTGTTATCAAGATTTGGTATGTGAGAGGAAGTGCCAGAGGGTACGAGATTGTGGGCGCCATGGCTGTAAGCGCCGCTGTTGTGATGGGGACTGTCTGCCATGTTCAGAG GTTTGTGACAGGAGGCTTAGGTGTAAGAATCACAAATGTCCCGCTCCATGTCACAG AGGTCCTTGTGCTCCTTGCCCAGTGATGGTGATAATTTCATGTGCATGTGGAGAGACACACTTTGAG GTTCCTTGTGGCACTGAAAAAGAGCAAAAACCCCCCAAATGTCCCAAACCATGCAGTATCACTCCTTTATGCAGGCACGCACCAATTTGCAAG ATGATTTGCTCAGACAAAGCAGAATTTTCCTGCAACAATCTGTGTGGAAATCTTCTTCAATGTGGCAACCATTATTGCACTAAAACTTGCCATGCCCTTAAGAGTCAGTTTTCATCATTGGGTCAGCGCAGGAGAGCTGAATCCTGTGAAGAGTGTGATCTTCCTTGTCAAAAG GGGAGACAGCTTTCATGTCCACATCCTTGCCCCCGGCCATGTCATCCTGGGGAATGTCCCCCTTGCAAGGTGCTGATAAAACGGTCATGTCACTGCGGTTCCATGGTCCATGTTTTTGAGTGCCTATACTACAACAGTATGTCTAAAGAGGAGCAAATGACTGCCCGTTCATGTGGAGGACCTTGCCATAG AAAGTTACCCTACTGCACGCATCTATGCCCAGAGAGATGCCATCCTGGTCAATGCCCAGCACCTGAGAAGTGCTCTAAAAAG GTTACTGTTCGTTGTGGATGCCAAACCTTGAAAAAGGAGTGGCTATGTCAAGATGTTCAAGCAGCTTATTGTAGTGCTGGTACTGATCTGAAAgatatatccaaaaatcaatATGGAATGGGATTCCTTCCTTGCAATTCAGATTGCAGAAGTAAAGTAAAGGTTGCTGAACCAGAGCTGCAACACCGTAAATCAAAAATCGTTGAG GAACCAGATGCTGGAAATCATGTTTCAAAACGGAGAAAAAGACGTGAAAGGGCCAAGGAAACCAAGCAAATTTCAAGACTTCAG AGAATTACCGCTGCTATGTGGAGGCTGTTTCTGGTCGTTACCCTTGTGTTAGTGCTTACTGCAGCAATGTATTACGGTTACAAGGGTTTGTTGTGGCTCTCTGATTGGATGAATGAAGTAGAAAGGCAAAGAATACGATACCAGCGAATCTGA